Proteins from a genomic interval of Granulicella sp. L56:
- a CDS encoding SDR family NAD(P)-dependent oxidoreductase, which produces MEISFSGKVAVVTGGAMGIGAATAELLCELGARVAILDRDEAHGRAFVQRLNGLGYPANFYACDVAEVDSTRNAIAAAAQTYGALNVLVHCAGIQRYGDALSSSVDLWRETLGVNVDGCFYAVHFSLPHMIAAQGGSIVIVGSVQSVAAVGDSAAYVTAKHALLGLTRSIALDFAGRNVRANCVLPGAVDTPMLRWSAGLTPDPEATFEHYGRAHPLGRVGQPIEIAHAIAFLASDWASFITGAALTVDGGMLVPAGGVGFHEDGAGLAGKQ; this is translated from the coding sequence GTGGAAATTAGCTTTTCCGGAAAAGTAGCTGTAGTAACAGGTGGCGCAATGGGGATTGGAGCGGCGACTGCTGAGCTTCTTTGTGAACTCGGTGCACGCGTGGCAATTCTTGATCGCGATGAGGCTCACGGTCGTGCGTTCGTGCAACGCCTGAATGGCTTGGGATACCCTGCAAACTTCTATGCGTGCGATGTCGCTGAGGTTGACAGTACGCGCAACGCCATCGCCGCCGCCGCGCAGACTTATGGCGCTCTTAATGTATTAGTACATTGTGCTGGTATACAGCGGTATGGAGATGCACTTTCGAGCAGCGTAGATTTGTGGCGTGAAACACTTGGCGTTAATGTCGACGGCTGTTTTTATGCAGTGCACTTTTCTCTGCCACATATGATTGCCGCGCAGGGTGGATCCATCGTAATTGTTGGGTCTGTACAAAGTGTCGCTGCGGTTGGAGATTCTGCCGCGTACGTTACTGCGAAACATGCATTGTTGGGTCTCACGCGTTCGATTGCGCTCGACTTTGCAGGCCGAAATGTGAGAGCCAACTGCGTGCTGCCTGGGGCAGTTGATACGCCGATGCTACGCTGGAGCGCTGGCCTTACGCCAGATCCTGAAGCAACATTCGAGCACTACGGGCGCGCACACCCGTTGGGACGGGTTGGCCAACCGATAGAGATTGCGCACGCAATCGCATTTCTGGCGAGCGACTGGGCATCATTTATCACGGGCGCTGCACTTACCGTTGATGGCGGCATGCTTGTGCCTGCAGGCGGAGTCGGCTTTCATGAAGATGGAGCCGGATTGGCGGGCAAGCAATGA
- a CDS encoding polysaccharide lyase family protein yields the protein MNERALTTVTLTNRQDARRLVISRYSVILFLIVWSCLVSAHSQEHVLWQIGKFDDSSQEFSSQGIDYNSPEFSVVYMVGKSHEADWPRFQPGPANAIDGGRLHPFSIVFPLLDVTQGLYQLRVAMMYETPRMSALQLDVNGHKGVFYFHPRLDYGAGDWEGTFVPQTSRDVKTIDIPTQWLKRGANTFILTAIDTPSTPQSSMGNIAPGQSGIVYDALAFTHNDQKRYAPGSILATVLPTIFYKTSSTGLQEIVDVYPELEAGAVQRGEVTFAIGGKQFTQPLVLEGEFGEAHLRFAVPEWHGEVQAVLSVDGHRFPQKLEAAKKWILDIVPHEHLDIGFTDYAPKVAELQSESVDGVLDLLKQKPNFRWTLDGSWVAQKYLQSRSQERTEQFLAAVRAGEIVIPAQFANELTGTASLEELIHSLYYSRSLAGKYDLPIGAANITDVPSYSWSYASVLHDAGVKYLAAGSNSWRAPAVLLGRWNEKSPFYWEGPDGGRVMMWYSRAYLQLASMYGTPPTLPAVEDATPVFLQAYTRPDYTADSVIVYGSQLENTPLSREQVNLPEMWAKEYAYPKMTFTTFEAAMASLEKQFGGHLKVYRGDFGPYWEDGVTSDAKHVAIFRRSQPRILTAEKMSVLPVLLNPDLRPDAARTRDAWENMLLFNEHTWTAASATTQPEGDESRRQLQQKDLESVIAHNDIAKSIEQSWMQLESLVNVNQDSVLVFNSLSWNRGGWVDVDLPDGQILVDAATKQPVPQTILKREAGLSIPGFGGPTNRVRFQAADVPAMGYRTFAIVPKASSSASLQHSLPASTGNVLENRYYRITLDPQHGAIKSIYDKSLRRELVDSQSSFLFGSYVYVEGGDDAPRNALYRYGVAQHLPALNPIEASHGKLVGITRNTEGLTAVLTSSAPNTPIIQLEITLPSDRKSIELTYKVQKMATLRKEAAYFAFSFAGKKPDFNYETQNAWANPARDELIGGSREWYAVNHWAATTSDGVTAAILPLDAPIVTFGDIVRGTWPSEFHPRSNAIFSWIMSNYWDTNYASSQGGNYVFRYKIVSMNEFDPQQLTRTGWEIMTPLESDPVKPSPYPHVLGNTAASFLHINSDAVVATTWKMAEDGEGSIIRLEETAGRPESVVIHSDYLRVQHAWLCNILEQKQKELQIGTDGIDLTIPAYGVVTVRMETRPVAGHQEGNRGN from the coding sequence GTGAACGAAAGGGCACTGACGACTGTGACGCTTACGAATAGGCAGGATGCGCGGCGACTGGTGATCAGCCGATATTCCGTAATTCTGTTTCTGATCGTATGGAGTTGTCTTGTATCGGCGCACTCGCAGGAACATGTCCTTTGGCAAATCGGAAAGTTTGACGATTCTTCGCAGGAGTTTAGCAGCCAGGGCATCGACTACAACAGCCCTGAATTCTCTGTGGTTTATATGGTTGGCAAGAGCCACGAAGCAGACTGGCCGCGTTTTCAGCCAGGGCCTGCAAACGCCATCGATGGAGGGCGACTGCACCCGTTTTCTATTGTCTTTCCGCTGCTGGATGTAACTCAGGGTCTTTATCAACTCCGCGTAGCCATGATGTATGAGACGCCGCGCATGTCTGCCCTGCAGCTCGACGTGAACGGACACAAAGGGGTCTTCTACTTTCATCCAAGGCTGGATTACGGCGCCGGAGACTGGGAAGGCACATTTGTGCCGCAAACGTCGCGCGACGTAAAGACAATCGACATTCCGACGCAGTGGTTGAAGCGTGGAGCCAATACTTTTATTTTAACGGCAATCGACACGCCTTCAACGCCGCAGAGTTCGATGGGCAACATAGCGCCCGGCCAGAGTGGCATTGTCTATGATGCGCTCGCGTTCACGCATAACGATCAGAAGCGCTACGCGCCGGGATCGATCCTTGCCACAGTTCTTCCAACAATCTTTTATAAAACGTCATCGACTGGGTTGCAGGAGATTGTTGATGTTTATCCGGAACTTGAGGCCGGGGCCGTGCAGCGTGGCGAAGTTACCTTTGCCATTGGAGGGAAGCAGTTTACACAGCCTCTTGTGCTGGAGGGAGAGTTTGGTGAGGCGCACCTGCGTTTTGCCGTACCGGAGTGGCACGGAGAAGTACAAGCTGTGCTGAGCGTCGATGGCCATCGGTTTCCGCAGAAGCTTGAGGCTGCGAAGAAGTGGATACTGGACATCGTTCCGCACGAGCACCTGGACATTGGATTCACAGACTATGCTCCGAAGGTCGCTGAGTTGCAATCGGAGAGTGTCGACGGGGTCCTTGATCTGCTGAAGCAGAAGCCTAACTTCCGATGGACTCTTGATGGCAGTTGGGTTGCTCAGAAGTACCTTCAAAGCCGGTCACAGGAACGCACGGAGCAATTTCTTGCCGCAGTTCGGGCCGGAGAGATTGTCATTCCTGCGCAATTCGCAAATGAGCTTACCGGCACTGCGTCGCTGGAGGAGCTGATCCATTCGCTGTACTACAGCCGCTCCTTGGCGGGTAAGTACGATCTGCCTATCGGTGCGGCAAACATCACGGATGTGCCTTCGTACAGTTGGTCTTATGCCTCTGTGCTGCATGATGCGGGCGTGAAGTATCTGGCGGCGGGCAGTAACTCATGGCGCGCCCCAGCAGTGCTGCTGGGGCGCTGGAATGAGAAGTCGCCGTTTTACTGGGAGGGGCCGGACGGCGGACGCGTCATGATGTGGTATTCGCGAGCGTATCTCCAGTTGGCTTCCATGTATGGAACGCCACCGACGCTGCCCGCGGTCGAAGATGCGACTCCCGTATTTCTACAGGCCTATACCCGGCCCGACTACACGGCGGACTCCGTCATCGTTTATGGGAGCCAGCTTGAAAACACACCGCTCAGTCGCGAGCAGGTAAACCTGCCGGAGATGTGGGCAAAAGAATACGCGTATCCGAAGATGACATTTACCACGTTTGAGGCGGCGATGGCATCGCTCGAAAAACAGTTTGGGGGACACCTCAAGGTATATCGCGGAGATTTCGGACCGTATTGGGAAGACGGTGTGACTTCGGATGCGAAGCATGTAGCGATCTTTCGCCGAAGCCAGCCACGCATCCTCACTGCCGAAAAGATGAGCGTATTGCCGGTGCTGCTCAACCCTGATCTACGGCCCGACGCTGCGCGCACGCGCGACGCATGGGAAAACATGCTGCTGTTCAATGAGCACACCTGGACAGCCGCAAGCGCCACAACGCAGCCGGAGGGGGATGAGTCTCGACGGCAACTTCAGCAGAAGGACCTGGAGAGTGTGATTGCGCATAATGACATTGCAAAGAGCATCGAACAGAGTTGGATGCAGCTTGAGTCTTTGGTCAATGTAAATCAGGATTCGGTTCTGGTTTTCAATTCGCTCAGTTGGAATCGCGGCGGATGGGTCGACGTAGATCTGCCGGACGGGCAGATCCTTGTCGATGCTGCGACAAAACAACCAGTGCCGCAGACAATTCTGAAGCGTGAGGCCGGACTTTCAATTCCTGGATTCGGTGGCCCCACGAATCGCGTCCGCTTTCAAGCTGCTGATGTCCCCGCAATGGGATACCGCACGTTCGCGATCGTTCCGAAAGCTTCTTCGAGTGCATCTCTGCAGCATTCGCTTCCTGCTTCGACAGGCAATGTGCTGGAGAACAGGTATTACCGAATTACGCTCGATCCACAACATGGGGCAATTAAAAGCATTTACGATAAGTCTCTTCGCAGAGAGCTGGTAGACAGTCAGAGCTCGTTTCTTTTTGGCTCTTATGTCTATGTAGAGGGTGGTGACGATGCGCCTCGTAACGCGCTCTATCGTTATGGAGTCGCACAACACCTGCCAGCCCTGAATCCAATTGAGGCTTCGCATGGGAAGCTTGTCGGCATTACCAGAAATACAGAGGGACTGACGGCAGTCCTGACGTCGAGCGCGCCCAATACGCCCATTATTCAACTTGAGATTACGCTGCCTTCAGACAGAAAGAGTATCGAGCTGACCTATAAAGTTCAGAAGATGGCCACGTTGCGTAAAGAAGCCGCATACTTTGCATTTTCATTTGCAGGCAAGAAGCCCGATTTCAATTATGAGACGCAAAATGCTTGGGCTAATCCGGCACGCGACGAGCTCATTGGCGGCAGCCGCGAGTGGTATGCCGTAAATCATTGGGCGGCGACAACAAGCGATGGCGTCACAGCGGCGATTCTGCCACTGGATGCGCCCATCGTAACCTTTGGAGACATTGTTCGCGGCACATGGCCGTCAGAGTTTCATCCGCGCAGTAATGCTATATTTTCGTGGATCATGTCGAACTACTGGGACACCAATTATGCCTCTTCTCAGGGCGGAAATTATGTGTTTCGCTACAAAATTGTCAGCATGAATGAATTTGATCCACAGCAGTTGACTCGCACTGGGTGGGAGATTATGACGCCACTTGAATCTGATCCAGTCAAACCAAGTCCGTATCCTCACGTCTTAGGCAATACGGCTGCGAGTTTTCTGCATATCAATTCCGACGCAGTTGTGGCGACAACATGGAAGATGGCGGAAGACGGAGAGGGAAGCATCATAAGACTGGAAGAAACCGCGGGAAGACCTGAATCAGTCGTGATTCACAGTGACTATCTCAGAGTCCAACATGCATGGCTGTGCAACATACTGGAGCAAAAACAAAAAGAACTGCAAATAGGCACGGATGGTATTGATCTCACAATTCCCGCGTATGGAGTTGTTACAGTTCGCATGGAGACGCGTCCCGTCGCCGGTCATCAGGAAGGGAATCGTGGAAATTAG